The DNA segment AATGTGCCAGAGAGTACAGAGGCGTTTCTAGCAAAGAATGCAGACTTCTTGGTAGGTGTTGCAGCAAGCGGGAATCGGATATGGGGGGCCAATTTTGCGAAAAGTGCAGATACAATTTCTGCACGGTACAACATTCCTGTGTTCAGGAAATTTGAGTTAAGCGGCACGTCATCAGACGTAGAAGGATTTACACAGGAGGTCAATCATGCTACTACAAAAACAAAACAGCATTCCACGTTGGGTTGAGTTAAACAACCAAATTATGATTCGCAAGGAAGGGCAATTCCAGTTTGATAAGGACTTAGAGGCTGTACATAGCTATTTTGTTGATTATATCAATCAAAATACAGTCTTTTTCCATGATCTTGAGGAAAAGATTAAGTATCTTGTTGAGAATGACTACTACGAGGCACACATCATTGAGATGTACACAATGGAAGAGATTAAGGAAGTGTATCAGCTTGCTTATGATAAGAAGTTCCGTTTCCCTTCTTTTATGAGTGCATTTAAGTTCTACAATGACTATGCATTAAAAACAAATGATAAGAAGAAGATTCTTGAGCGCTACGAAGACCGCATTTCGATCGTAGCTTTGTTTTTTGCTAAAGGTGATGTGGCCAAAGCGAAGCAATATGTTGAGACAATGATTAATCAAGAATACCAGCCAAGTACGCCTTCATTCTTAAATGCGGGTCGTAAGCGTCGTGGAGAGCTTGTTAGTTGTTTCCTTCTGGAAGTAAATGATTCGTTAAATGATATTTCAAAAGCCATAGATATTTCGATGCAGCTATCTAAGCTAGGTGGCGGTGTGTCTCTGAACCTTTCTAAGCTTCGTGCGAAGGGTGAGGCTATTAAAGATGTTGAGAATGCAACCAAGGGTGTTGTCGGTGTGATGAAGCTTCTTGATAACGCGTTTCGTTATGCCGATCAAATGGGACAGCGACAAGGATCTGGAGCTGCTTATTTAAATGTGTTCCACAGTGATATTAATGATTTCCTTGACACTCGTAAAATCTCCGCGGATGAAGACGTTCGCGTAAAGACTTTATCAATCGGTGTGGTTATTCCTGATAAGTTCGTTGAGCTTGCACGTGAGGACAAGGATGCGTATGTATTCTATCCACACACGATCTACAAGGAATATGGCACTCACATGGACGAGATGGATATGAATGAAATGTACGATCAGCTTGTAGATAACCCGCGCGTTCGTAAGGATAAGATGAACCCACGTCGTTTGTTACAGAAGCTTGCTATCCTTCGTTCTGAGTCAGGCTATCCTTATATTATGTTTGCTGACAATGTGAACAACGCCCATGCAAACAATCATATTAGTAAGGTAAAGTTCTCTAATCTTTGCTCTGAGGTTCTTCAAGCCTCTCAAGTATCAACATATGGTGATTACAATGAAGAGGACGAGATTGGTTTAGATATCTCTTGCAACCTTGGATCCATTAACATCATGAATGTGATGAAAAATAAATCTCTTGAGCAAACTGTAGCCATTGCTACGGATTCTCTAACTCACGTATCTGAAACAACAAACATTCCAAATGCTCCAGCTGTCCTGCGTGCAAATCATGCCATGCGTTCAATTGGACTTGGGGCAATGAACCTTCATGGTTATCTTGCTCAGAATCAAATTGCTTATGAAAGTGAAGAAGCTCGTGATTTTGCGAACACGTTCTTTATGATGATGAACTTCTACTCGATCAAGCGTTCAAATGAGATTGCAAAAGCAACTGGACAAACGTATCATCAGTTTGAGGGATCTACGTATGCTGACGGAAGCTACTTCACTAAGTATCTTGAGAACGACTATTCTCCACAATTCGAGAAGATTGCTACATTATTTGAAGGTATGCATGTTCCAACAAAAGAAGATTGGGCACAGCTTGCAGAGCGTGTAAAGACAGATGGTCTGTATCACAGCTATCGCTTATGTATCGCTCCAACTGGTTCAATTTCTTACGTACAATCTAGTACGGCATCCGTTATGCCAATTATGGAGCGTATGGAGGAGCGTACGTACGGTAACAGTAAAACGTACTACCCGATGCCAGGACTTGCCCCTTCAAACTGGTTCTTCTATAAAGAAGCCTATGATATGGACATGTTCAAGGTAGTCGATATGATTTCAACCATTCAAGAGCACGTTGACCAAGGAATTAGCTTTACCCTATTCCTGAAGGACACCATGACAACTCGTGATTTGAATCGCATCGACTTGTATGCTCACCACAAAGGGATCAAAACGATCTACTATGCAAGAACAAAAGACACTGGCCAAGAAGGCTGCCTATCGTGTGTCGTATAAAATAGAAGCAAATATCCATCAAAGAGGTGGCTCGGTCACCTCTTTTGTTATGTAAAAAGAAATAAAGGAGATACACAATCATGAGCAGAGTATTTGATGCAGCAAACTGGTCGAAGCATGAGGACGACTTTACACAAATGTTCTATAACCAAAACGTAAAGCAGTTCTGGCTTCCTGAGGAAGTCGCGTTAAACGGAGACCTTTTAACGTGGAAGTATCTTGAGGAAACTGAAAAAGATGCGTACATGAAAGTTCTAGCAGGGTTAACCTTGCTTGATACGGAGCAAGGGAACACAGGCATGCCGATTATTGCCGATCATGTTGAAGGTCACCAGCGTAAAGCGGTTCTTAACTTCATGGCAATGATGGAGAATGCGGTGCACGCAAAGTCATACAGTAACATCTTTATGACTCTAGCTCCTACTGAGACGATTAATGAAGTATTTGATTGGGTGAAAGATAATCGTTTCCTTCAGAAAAAAGCAAACATGATTGTTGAAATCTATGAAAACATTCAAGCAAATGATGAGATCTCTCTATATAAAGGGATGGTTGCTTCTGTTTATCTTGAGAGCTTCCTTTTCTATAGTGGATTCTACTATCCTCTTTACTTCTATGGACAAGGGAAATTGATGCAAAGTGGTGAGATCATTAACCTGATCTTACGTGATGAAGCGATTCACGGCGTGTACATTGGTTTACTTGCTCAAGAAATCTACAACAAGCAAACGCCTGAAGTACAGCTTGAGTTACAAGGGTACGCACATGAGCTTCTAAAATCACTTTATGACAACGAGCTAGCTTACACAGAAGATATCTACGATCAAGTTGGACTTTCGTATGATGTGAAAAAGTTCATTCGTTACAATGCAAATAAAGCGCTAATGAACTTAGGCTTTGATGCGTATTTTGAAGAAGAAGAAATCAATCCAATTATCCTAAATGGTTTAGATACAAAAACAAAGTCTCACGATTTCTTCTCGATGAAGGGGAACGGCTACAAGAAAGCAACGGTTGAACCTGTCCGTGATGACGATTTTATGTTTGATACGCAAAAGTAGGCGTTACGCCTTTTTTGCGTCTTACTTTTGTGGATTCAGGAAGGAAGAGTACAGATGGGAAAAATGGACGAGCAAATCCTAGTTGCCCCCAGGGAATCCGTCTTCAATTCTGAGACGTTAACATTCCAAGGGTTAACTGGTGAGAAAACAACAACAGATGCAATCATGAAGCAAATCAAAGAAACCTATAAAGAAATGCGCCGTGGTGACGCGGAGGAAGATCCTAGCTTTAAGCAGCCGATCCCTTATGTCGTCATTCGCCGCGGAGACGAGTTCTTTGCATATGAACGCTTAGCTGGTGGCGGTGAATCTCGCCTGCACAATAAGCTTTCACTCGGGTTTGGTGGTCACATGAACCATATTGAAGCAGATAGCTTTGATGACGTACTGCGAATCAATACAGACCGTGAATTAGATGAAGAGCTTGAGTTAGCTGAGGACGATAAGGTTTCGATTGAAACGATTGGCTTAATTAACGACGATGAATCTGAAGTTGGTCGTGTGCATATTGGAATCCTTTCCGTTTTAGATGTGAAGGATACAGCACAAGTTAGCGTAAAAGAAACCGATCAAATTGCAGGGCACTGGATGAACCTTGAGCAATTAGCGGATGAAGATCAATATGGTCGTATGGAGACATGGTCTCAGTTTGTCGTTGATTTGTTGAAGAAATAAAAAACAAAAGGATCAGATCCCATACTCGGGATCTGATCCTTTTGCTAACTGAATGTTATCTTTTAGGCGCTCTGTATCCAGCACTCTCAGCTTCCGATTCTGAACAAAAATATTGTACTACATTTGTTGTCCGATCATAGTAAGTGCTCCCAGGTACATGGTAAATGCCGCTTTCACTTCCTTTAATATCACAACTTGCAGATTCATCTGAAGGACTCTGACTCTTCTCACTTTTTTCGGTGTTACTAGTTTCTTGAGCGGATGCCTTTGCATCTTTAATCTCAGCTTCCTTCGATTGAATCTCTTTGTTGAGGGTCTCCTTTTCACTTTCAAGCGTTGAAATTTGAGAAACAAGTTCTTTCTTTTCTTCTACTACATTTTCTTTTTCACTTTCTAGGTCCTTGTTTTTGAGTGCTAAGGCTTCAATTTCCTCTTCATACTCCTGAATTTTATCTTCTAATTCTTCGATCGAAGTTTGATTAGCAATCTCTTCCTCAAGCACTTTATATCTCTCTTCTGATTCGTTTACTTTCTCTTTTAGTTCATCGTTCTCTACTCTTAATTCAGTGATTTGTTCATCCTGTTCATCTGTTAAGGTTTGAAGTTCCTCTAAGTTTGGTCCGGCTGATACATTTTGAACTTCTCCACATCCACTCAGCACCATAACTAAAAGTAATGCCGCTAATACAGATTTCCACTTCAGAATTACTTTAGATCCGTTCATTATTATTACGCCCTCATCTCTATGTAATATTTTCTAACAAACACTTATCTATCATAGGGTGTGGGTTGGAAAATGAATATAGATTCGACAAAAGTTGTCATAATTTTCTATATTTATAGTATGAAGTGGTTACTCATAAAACAAAAAAAAGCAAACTACCAGTATTGATAGTTCGCTTCTTACAAGCTGAGTTCTATTAGTCTATTTTTAATTCGCCAATCTCTTCAACACTTCCGCCAACAGCTCAGTCCTCTCGACCAACGTCTCAATCTCCAAGTACTCTCCCTCGTTGTGCTGATTTCCGCCTTTTGGTCCAAGTCCATCAATGGTTGCAATGCCCATCGCTGATGTGAAGGAAGCATCTGAGCCTCCACCGGTTGAGATGTCTGTAATCTCTAGGCCGATTTTTGCACCTACTTCTTTAATCGTCTCAAGCAGCTCGATGGTCTGAGTGTTTTTCTCCATAGGAGGTCGTGTAATTCCGCCCTCTAAGTGAATAGATGTTCCCTCAATATCTGGAATGGAGCAGATTTCTTCGATCTTCTTTGCGAGGGGTTCCGCTTGCTCCATTTTTGTGATACGTATGTCGATCTCAGCTGTAGCTTTAGGGGCGACAGTATTAACAGATGATCCCCCGTTTATAAGACCCACGTTCACACTAATACCATTCTCATGATCAGAGAGCGCGTGAAGCTTGATGACTTTGTGAGAAAGCTCTTCGATTGCACTCCGGCCTTTTTCAGGCTCAATTCCAGAGTGTGCTGCTCGACCACTGACTTCCATTTTATAAAGTCCGCCCCCACGTCGTGATGAGACGAGTGAGCCGTCTGTTCTTGCGGGTTCCATGACTAGAGCGTATTGCATTCCACTTGCATGCTTTTCAATGACTGCTCTTCCAACTGGCGCGCCAATCTCTTCGTCACTTGTAAATAGAACTTTGACTGATTTCAACGCATCGGCATGATCCTGTAGCAAGGCTTTTACCGCAAATAAAGTAGTAACATGACTTCCTTTCATATCAATGACACCTGGCCCGTAGGCGATATTCTCTTTTATTGTAAATGGTCTTTCACCCGCTGTCCCTTTTCCAAAAACGGTATCCATATGTAAAACAAGGAGCGTCGTAGGGTCTGTTGCTTCTTTATGAGTAACGATTAGTTGGTTTCCGAATTCTTTTTCTTCATTCACTTGAGTATCAAAATCTAGTTCGTCAAACTCCTGTTGCAAGATTCGGACGATTTCATCGACACCTTGTTTATTATAGGAGCCACTATCAACGTTCACTAGCTTTTCTAACAGCTCCAGCATGGCTGATTCTTCAGATTGTAGATATTTTTTCACTGTTACCACTCCTATCTATTCTTCTATCATTCTAACATAATAAAAAGAATAGAAAAAAGCTGCCTTACGATCGACCAGTCTCTGTAGACTCATCATTCGTAAGACAGCTTCACTACTTAGAAAAAGCTCAGCGTAATCTTAATCCAACCAACAATTGCAACCCATAACGGCAAACTAAGTAAAGTCCCCCAGAAGACACCTTCAAAGAAATTTCCTTCATGCTCCATCACGACTCCCCCTTTTATAAGGAGTTTAGACAATTATATGCAGCTCTATTCAAATTAGTATAGAAGTTTACGTAGGCTTGTACAGTTTCTCTGGTCTTCCTACCACACCATATGTCACATCACTTTTTGCATCTCCTCGTTCGACTAATGAGGCCAAATACCGTCGTGCTGTGGATCGACTTACACCAAACGCATCTACAACTAGTTCGGTTGTCGCTTCCCCACGTGATTGAATAAAGGTCAATATTTTGTGATAGGTGATTTGATCAATTCCTTTTGCAAAAGGAACTTGGGTATAGTCTTCTTGTTCACTACCAAGAAAGAGCTGATCAATGTTTTTTTGATCTAATTTCTTCTGTTCACTTGCCCAGTGTGTAACGGTGGATCTAAACTGCTTGTAGCGAGTAAGCATCTCTTTAAAGCGCTTGAACATAACAGGCTTTGTTAAATAATCAAAGACACCATATCTTAATGTCTCAACGATCATCTGAACATCTTGTTCTGCGCTAATCATAATGACATCTACTTCCGGATATTCTAATTTAAGTGTAGGTAAAAGCTCTACCCCATTTATATCTGGAAGGTAAATATCTAGAATAACCAGCTGTGGTTCATAGACTTCTAGCAGCGTTTCTATTTCTTCTTTGGAAGTAGCAACACCAACAACACGAAAGTCTCCCACCTTTTCAACGAATCGCTTATTAATTTCTGCTACCTTCAGATCATCTTCAATGATTAATACATCAATTTCTTGAGTATGTTCCATAGGTAAGACTCCTTTCATCCTACATTCTTTTCTAGAGGAATAATGACTTTAATCGTTGTGATTGCGTCACACTTTGATTCAGCAGTTAGCGTTCCGTTTAATTCTCTCACCATTGATTGAACAATCCGCATTCCGTATCCGTGTTTGCCTTCTGTCTTAGAAGAGTATCCAGTCTGAATAATGGATTCAAGAGTGTGCTCACCAAAGCCAGTCCCCCAGTCACTCACTAAGACAACCATTAAATCTTCTTTATACGTAAAAGATACACGGACTTTCTTTTGAAGAGCTTTGGGTTTTAGAACCGAATCGATTGCATTATCGATGACATTACCGAGCAATGTAAGTAATGGGTGGCGTTGTTTTGGGCCCAGTTGAATCGGCTTAGGCGGGAGATCAACGGTCCACTCAATTCCTTTTTCTTCAGCCTGATGCTGTTTTCCGATCAGTAACGCTTGAAGCCAGGCATCACTCTTATTCGCTTTTAATCCACTCAATTTAATTTTGTGAGAGTGCGCTTCCTCATTTA comes from the Alkalihalobacillus sp. FSL W8-0930 genome and includes:
- the nrdE gene encoding class 1b ribonucleoside-diphosphate reductase subunit alpha, translating into MLLQKQNSIPRWVELNNQIMIRKEGQFQFDKDLEAVHSYFVDYINQNTVFFHDLEEKIKYLVENDYYEAHIIEMYTMEEIKEVYQLAYDKKFRFPSFMSAFKFYNDYALKTNDKKKILERYEDRISIVALFFAKGDVAKAKQYVETMINQEYQPSTPSFLNAGRKRRGELVSCFLLEVNDSLNDISKAIDISMQLSKLGGGVSLNLSKLRAKGEAIKDVENATKGVVGVMKLLDNAFRYADQMGQRQGSGAAYLNVFHSDINDFLDTRKISADEDVRVKTLSIGVVIPDKFVELAREDKDAYVFYPHTIYKEYGTHMDEMDMNEMYDQLVDNPRVRKDKMNPRRLLQKLAILRSESGYPYIMFADNVNNAHANNHISKVKFSNLCSEVLQASQVSTYGDYNEEDEIGLDISCNLGSINIMNVMKNKSLEQTVAIATDSLTHVSETTNIPNAPAVLRANHAMRSIGLGAMNLHGYLAQNQIAYESEEARDFANTFFMMMNFYSIKRSNEIAKATGQTYHQFEGSTYADGSYFTKYLENDYSPQFEKIATLFEGMHVPTKEDWAQLAERVKTDGLYHSYRLCIAPTGSISYVQSSTASVMPIMERMEERTYGNSKTYYPMPGLAPSNWFFYKEAYDMDMFKVVDMISTIQEHVDQGISFTLFLKDTMTTRDLNRIDLYAHHKGIKTIYYARTKDTGQEGCLSCVV
- the nrdF gene encoding class 1b ribonucleoside-diphosphate reductase subunit beta, producing the protein MSRVFDAANWSKHEDDFTQMFYNQNVKQFWLPEEVALNGDLLTWKYLEETEKDAYMKVLAGLTLLDTEQGNTGMPIIADHVEGHQRKAVLNFMAMMENAVHAKSYSNIFMTLAPTETINEVFDWVKDNRFLQKKANMIVEIYENIQANDEISLYKGMVASVYLESFLFYSGFYYPLYFYGQGKLMQSGEIINLILRDEAIHGVYIGLLAQEIYNKQTPEVQLELQGYAHELLKSLYDNELAYTEDIYDQVGLSYDVKKFIRYNANKALMNLGFDAYFEEEEINPIILNGLDTKTKSHDFFSMKGNGYKKATVEPVRDDDFMFDTQK
- a CDS encoding M20 family metallopeptidase; its protein translation is MKKYLQSEESAMLELLEKLVNVDSGSYNKQGVDEIVRILQQEFDELDFDTQVNEEKEFGNQLIVTHKEATDPTTLLVLHMDTVFGKGTAGERPFTIKENIAYGPGVIDMKGSHVTTLFAVKALLQDHADALKSVKVLFTSDEEIGAPVGRAVIEKHASGMQYALVMEPARTDGSLVSSRRGGGLYKMEVSGRAAHSGIEPEKGRSAIEELSHKVIKLHALSDHENGISVNVGLINGGSSVNTVAPKATAEIDIRITKMEQAEPLAKKIEEICSIPDIEGTSIHLEGGITRPPMEKNTQTIELLETIKEVGAKIGLEITDISTGGGSDASFTSAMGIATIDGLGPKGGNQHNEGEYLEIETLVERTELLAEVLKRLAN
- the nrdI gene encoding class Ib ribonucleoside-diphosphate reductase assembly flavoprotein NrdI, yielding MQIIYDSKTGNVKRFADKLSFRDKQPLHQDTHIDEPFILITYTTGFGNVPESTEAFLAKNADFLVGVAASGNRIWGANFAKSADTISARYNIPVFRKFELSGTSSDVEGFTQEVNHATTKTKQHSTLG
- a CDS encoding DUF977 family protein — encoded protein: MEHTQEIDVLIIEDDLKVAEINKRFVEKVGDFRVVGVATSKEEIETLLEVYEPQLVILDIYLPDINGVELLPTLKLEYPEVDVIMISAEQDVQMIVETLRYGVFDYLTKPVMFKRFKEMLTRYKQFRSTVTHWASEQKKLDQKNIDQLFLGSEQEDYTQVPFAKGIDQITYHKILTFIQSRGEATTELVVDAFGVSRSTARRYLASLVERGDAKSDVTYGVVGRPEKLYKPT